The Geothermobacter ehrlichii genome includes the window TCGCCACCACCAGGGCCAGCATCAGCAGAAAGAGGGCCTTGACCAGGTCGACCCGTACGCCTTCCACCCGCGCCAGGTCCTCATCGGCGGTCAGGCAGAGCAGGGGCCGCCAGAGCCGCCAGAGGAGCAGCAGGGCCGTCCCGCCGCCGAGATAGATCCACCACAGATCTCTTCCCGAGGTGGCGAGAATGTCGCCGAACAGGTAGCCGAGCAGGTCGACCCGGACCTCTTCCATGAAGGAGAGGACCACCAGGCCGAGAGCCAGGGCGGTGTGGCTGAGAATGCCGAGCAGTGTGTCGCCGGCCAGCCGTCCCTGGCGCTGCAGCAGGAAGAGAAGCAGGGCGAGCAGCAGGCAGACGGAGGTCACGCCGGCCAGCGGCGCCAGGTCGAAAAAGAGGGCGCCGGCGATGCCGAGCAGGGCGGCGTGGGCCAGGGTGTCGCCGAAATAGGCCAGGCGCCGCCAGACGATGAAGGATCCGTAGGGCCCGGCGACCAGGGCGACACCCAGTCCGCCGGCCAGAGCCCGCAGCATGAAATCATCCATGGCGATGGTCCCGATGGTGGTCCGTTTCGTGGCTGTAGATGGCCAGGCTACGGCTGGCCGCCGGTCCGAACAGTTCGAGAAATTCCCCCGTCCGGGCGACCGATTCGGGGCTGCCGGAACAGCAGATGTGGCGGTTGAGGCAGAGAACCTGGTCGGTCGCCGCCATCACCAGGTGCAGATCGTGCGAAACCAGCAGGATGCCGCAGCCGCGCTGCCGGCGGATGTCGGCCAGCAGCCGGTAGAGCTCGGCCTGCCCGTGGACGTCGATGCCCTGGGCCGGTTCGTCGAGCACCAGCAGTTCCGGGTCGCGCAGCAGGGCGCGGGCCAGCAGCAGCCGCTGCAGCTCGCCCCCTGAAAGATGGCTGATCTGGTGGTCGATCTGCTGCTGCAGGCCCACCTCGGCCAGAATCTTCCGCCGGCTGCCGGGCGCGGTCGGCCCGGCCAGCGAGAGGAAGCGGCGGGCAGTCAGGGGAAAGCTGGGATCGATGGCCAGCCGCTGCGGCATGTAGCCGACGCGCAGCCCCGGCGCGCGGCGGACCCTGCCGGCGGATGGCGGCAGCAGGCCGAGGGCCAGCTTCAGCAGGGTGGTCTTGCCGGCGCCGTTGGGGCCGATGATGGTCAGGATCTCGCCCCGCCTCACCTGCAGGCTGACCCGATCGATCAACAGGCGATCCTTGGCCTGGTAGCTGACATCTTCGAGCCCGAGCAGGAGGCGGTCCGTCGCTTCAGTCATGGTTCGCCTCCCGGCAGTGGTGACAGAGGCCGAAGATTTCCACGGTCTGCTCCTCGACGATGAACCCGGCTCGCTGCGAAGCGTTGCGGATGGAATCGTCCACCTGGCTGACGTTGAGTTCGTCCAGGGCGTTGCAGGAGCGGCAGATGAGAAACTGGCCGCTGTGGGGTTCATCCGGCCGGCAACAGCCGATCCAGGCGTTGAGCGAGGCGATGCGGTGAACCAGGCCGAGTCGGAGCAGAAAGTCGAGGGTGCGGTAAACGGTCGGTGGCGCCGCCCTCCCTTCCCGCTGCAGGCGGGCGAGCAGATCGTAGGCCCCCACCGGCCGGTGGCTCTGCCAGAGCAGTTCGAGAACCCGCCGCCGTAGCGGAGTCAGGCGGGCGCCCCGGGCGCGACAGACCTGCTCCGCCCGGTCGAGAGCCTGGCGGACACAGTCGCCGTGGTCGTGGTCCGGCGAAAAGGGTATGGAGCGGCATCCTGCCGGCATGTTTTCCTCCCGGTGGACTTGGCGGCCGGGTTGGTCGGCCAGGACGAACGTGCTATATTATAACATAACCCGGGCGGCGGAAAAGATTTCGCCCGGGACGTTGTTCCGTTTCTGCACCGGGAGGCCGATGCCGATGATCCGCATGGTGGTTTTTTTCGTCTGCTGTCTGTTGACAGCGAGCCCGGTTTTCGCGGCTCCGAAGCTGGTGGCGAGTCTCAAGCCGCTGGCCGATCTGGCGGCAGGGGTTGTCGGCGACCCTTCGCGGGTCGAACTGCTGCTGCCCGGTGGGGCTTCGCCGCACAGCTTCACCCTGCGGCCATCGCAGATGCGGGCCCTGGCCGCTGCCGACCTGGTGGTCTGGGTGGGGCCGCAGCTGGAAAACTTTCTTGTCCGGCACCTCGCCTCTTTGCCGGAGGAGAGGCTGCTGACCTTCGGCTCCCTGTCCGGAGTGCGGTTGCTGCCGGCCCGGCGGGGGGGTGCCTGGCGGCACGAGGCGGTGGAGCATGACGAAGATGGCGACATCGACCCCCATCTCTGGCTTGATCCGGACAATGCCCGCCTGCTGGTGCTGGCCCTGGCCGAGCGGCTGGCCGGAATCGATCCAGAGAACGGGACGGACTACCGGCGGCGGGCCGAGCGGCTGGCCGGGTGGATTGCGGCGCTGCAGCAAGGTCTTTCCGACCGCCTGGCAGCGGTGCGCACGAAAAAGTACCTGGTCTTTCACGATGCCTACCAGTATTTCGAGCGCGCGTTCGGCCTCGAGCCGCTGGGAGCCCTGGCCATTCATCCCGACCGGCCGCCTGGGGCGCGCCGCCTGCGCGAACTGCGCGACCTGCTGCGGCGGAGTGGTGCCGTCTGCGTGTTCAGCGAGCCGCAGTTCGAGCCGAAACTGCTGCGGGTGCTGACCGAGGGGCTGGCACTCCGTCACGGACAGCTCGATCCGCTCGGAGTGGATCGTCCCGTCTCCGGTGCTTCCTACCTCGACCTGCTGGCCGGCCTTGGCGACGGGCTGGTCTCCTGCTTGTCCAACTAAAGGACACGGCCTGTCGCATTCCTGTCGCCGGCGACGTCGCCGAAGCGTTTTGTCCGTCCGAAAAGGGCGCAATTTCGGCAGTTTGCTTCGGCACGGTTTGTGTTTCTTCTCCCGCTGGATAGCGAAGAACCCACAGCGAGGGGGAGGAGAGACAATGACCGCCTGGCGTATCGATGGCCATGCCTGGCTTTACAACCTGCTGCGCAACCGGCTGCACTCCCTGCTGCTGCTCGCCTGCACGGTGGCGATACCGGCGCTGGCGGAATGGCTGCTCTGGGGGCGGGACGGCCTGCTGGTGCTGGTGCCGGCGGTTTTTCTGGTTCTGCTGATCGGGGTCAGGATTTCGCCGCGGCTGGTGATGCGTTTTTACCGGGCCCGCCCGCTGTCACCCTTCGAGGCGCCGCAGCTTTACCGGCTGGTCGAGGAGCTGGCGATCCGGGCGGAGCTGGAGCAGATCCCCGCGCTCTACCTGCTGCAGACCCCGATGGTCAACGCCTTTGCCGTCGGCGATTCGCGGGACGCCGCCGTGGCGGTCACCTCCGGCCTGCTGCAGACCCTCGACCAGAGGGAACTGGCCGGTGTGCTGGCGCACGAAATCAGCCACATCCGCAACCGCGACCTGCGCCTGATGGCCCTGGCCGGCTGGAGCGAGCAGATCACCGGTCTGCTGGCGGGCCTGGGGCTCTTGCTGGTGCTGTTCAACCTGCCGCGGGCCCTGGCCGGCCAGGTGCAGATCAACTGGACGGCGCTGTCGCTCCTGCTGGCGGCGCCCTACCTGTCGACCCTGCTGCAGCGGGGCCTGTCGCGGGTGCGGGAATTCGATGCCGACCTGACCGCCGTCATGCTGACCGGCGATCCCGAGGGACTGGCAAGGGCTCTGGCGCGGCTCGAATGGCGGGAACGCTCCTTCTGGCGCCGGATGCTCGGACCGGCTCCCGGCGACCTCCCCTACCTGCTGCGGACCCATCCGCCGACGGAGGAACGTATCCGGCGACTGTCGGAGGTGAGCTGTCCGGGACGTATCGGCGGCCGCATCGTCCACCCGGCCTGACCTGGTGCTGCCGGCTCAGTGTTCGTGGTCGTGCGGTTCCCGGTCGTGGTCGGGATGCTCGTGATCGTGATAGAGCCGTGTCGGCGGATGCTCGTGCCGGTCGTCGGCGTCGTGCCGGTGCACGAAGCTGTGGCTGTGTTCGTGCTCGTGCTCGTGGGGATGGCAGTGCACCAGGTCGCCGTGCCGGTGTTCATGCTCGTGCAGATGCCGGTGGCGGTGGGAATGCTCATGCACATGTTGCAGCTGGCGGATCTCCAGGGCGCAGCGATCGCGGTAGGTGTAGTCGAGGCCGTTGAGTGAGGCCAGGTCGCTGGCATCGAGAAAGGCCCCGGTCGGCAGGTCGCGCAGAATCGTTCCCTTGTGCATGACCAGCGTGCGTGAGGTCAGGTTGCGCACGAAGAACATGTCGTGGGTGACCAGCAGCAGGGTGCAGTCGAGCTGGCGCAGGATGTCGAGCAGCAGCTCTTCGCCCTGGGGATCGAGCCCCGCGGTCGGTTCGTCGAGCACCAGCACCTCCGGATCGAGCGCCAGTACGCTGGCCAGGGCAAGGCGTTTGCGTTCGCCGCCGGAAAGTTTCAGCGGAATCCGCTTCTCGAAACCCTGCAGCCTGACCTTGGCCAGGGCTTCACCGACCCTTCGTTCGACCTCCAGCTCGCTGTAGCCCAGTTGCCGCGGACCGAAGGCGACCTCGTCGAAGACGCTGGCGCAGAACAGCTGGTCCGAACAGTCCTGGAAGACCAGGCTGATCTTCCGCCAGAGCTGGCGGAGGTTGCGGCGGTCGACCGGTCGTCCGGCGAAGCGGTAGCTTCCCCGCCCCTGGTGAATGCCGAGCAGACAGGCGAGCAGGGTGCTCTTGCCGGCCCCGTTCTCCCCGACCAGGGCCACCCGTTCTCCCCGGTCGATCTGCAGGTCGATACCGCGCAGGGCCCGGGTGCCGTCTGGATAGCTGAAATGGAAGTCTTCCAGTTCGATGAGCGGCCGCCCGGCCGGTTTTGCCGCCGGTTCCGGCTCCGGGTCGGCCACGGTTTCGCTCCGGGCTGAATCCGCTGGCCGGTCGCTGCCCGTTTCCATGGGCTCGGCGGCGAAGCGGAAGGAGAAGTCGAGGCCGTGTTCACGCAGGGAGGCCCGGTGGGAAACCAGCTCGCGCATGCTGTAGTCGTGATGGATGTGGCCGGCGTCGAGAACCACGGCCCGGTCGCAGAGCTCGTAGAGAAAGAGCAGGTCGTGACTGATGATGATCAGGGTGCCTGCGTAGTCGCGCAGCAGTTCGACGAAGACCGCTTCCTGCCGGGGATCGAGATTGGCGGTCGGCTCGTCGAGAATCAGCACCTCGGGGCGCATGGCCAGCAGTCCGGCCAGGGCGGCGCGTTTCTTCTGGCCGTAGCTGAGGGCGTGCGGCGGCTTGTAGACGAGATCGAGCAGATCGACCTGCTGCAGGGCCCGTTTGGCGGCGATTTCCGCCTCCCTGGCCGACAGTCCCTGGTTGCGGGGGCCGAAGGCGACATCTTCCAGCAGGCTGTGGCAGAAGAGCTGGTCGTCCGGGTCCTGGAACAGCAGGCCGATCTCCAGCCGGGCCCGACTCAGATGCTCTTTGCGCAGCAAAGAGCCCTTGTAGAAGACCTCGCCCCTGTCGGGCGCCAGCAGCCCGCACAGCTGCTTGACCAGCGTCGTCTTGCCGGAGCCGTTGTGGCCGACCAGGGCCAGCCGGTCGCCGGGGGCGACGGAGAGATCGATGCCGCGCAGGGCCTGAAAGCCGCCGGGGTAGGCGTACTCCACGCCGCGCAGTGCGAAGAGGGATTCGCCCGGGTTGGGCAGGGGGGCTGGTCGGTTGAGATCGTGCATGGGTTCAGGTCAGAGGCGCAAGGTTAAAGGTTGAAGGTTTGGACCGCCATGAGTCCCAGGCGAAAGTATTATCTCGCGCTCGCTCGTTTTTCTCGCTAAAGGCGCAAAGACCGCAGAGGCAATACGCCGAAAGACTCTCTCCTTGTTTGCTTTTCTCTGCGTCTCGAGTGAGCAACTGCGAACGGGCGCGAGACCGCTTTTGGGGGTCTGTTGCCGGCATCCGTGGCGTTCTGCGACAGGGTCCCACGGCGTCAAAAAATCAACCTGTCGGCCAGCAGCAGACCGAGGCCGAGCAGCAGAAAAAGGCCGGCCAGCAGCAGATCCCGGCCCCGGGCCGGTTGCGGCTCCGGTTCGGGAAAGCGGTCGCGGTAGCCGCGGGCCTGCATGGCGTCGTAGACCCGTTCGGTCCGCTCGAAACTGCGGACGAAGAGCATGCCGAGATAATTACCGTAGGCGCCGAGCGCGCGACGGCTGCTGCCAGGGCGGAAGCCGCGAAGGCGCATGCCGGTGGCCATGCGCCAGGCCTCGTGGCGAAAGACGTAGCTGTAGCGATGGGCCAAAAGCAGCATCTGTCCGAAGATGGCCGGCATTCCGAGCCGGCGCAGCCCCTGCAGGGTGCGGGTCAGCGAGGCGGTCGCCAGCAGCGGCTCCATCAGCAGGGCCACCGCGCTCGCCTTGAGACAGATCACCAGGGCCCGGTGCAGGCCGCGCAGGTTCCAGGTCAGGGATGGCAGAGAATCGAACCGGATCAGCAGGTCTCCGGGGTGGGCCGGTGCGGAGAAGGGCATCACCAGCAGGAACATGCCGAGAAAGCCGCTCATGGCGAGCAGGCGTGCCAGGGCGCGGTCAAAGGGCAGACCTGCCGCCACGATCAGAGAAACGGCGATGCCGCAGGCGGCTGCCGCCGTCTGCCAGTTTTCGATGGCGACGACGAGGAAGGCGAAACCGAGCAGACCGAGCAGCTTGCAGCGGACCTCCCAGCGGTGGATCGGGGATCCACCGTCGTTTGCGGCGTCGATCTGCGGCAGGGACCAGTCCGGTTCGCCGTCCCGGCGTTTGCCGGATTCGCGCGTCAGGCGGCGCACGCCAAAAGCGCTGGCGGCAGCAAGCAGCAGCAGCGTCAGCAGAATGCCGGCCAGGCTCCAGCCGGGCAGGGTGACCGGTTCCGGATTCACGTGCCCTCCCGGGAGGCCCGGAAGGGGGCCTGCAGCAGTTCCGGCTTGACCCGGGCGAGAAAGGAGATGGTGATGGCGGTCACCACCGCCTCGATGCCGATAACCGGCAGGTGAGCGAGCAGGGCCAGCTTGGCGACACCGAAAAAGTCCTCGCCGCCGGTGGCCAGCAGGCAGGCCAGCAGAACGGCCGCCAGCAGGGTGCCGAGGCCGCCTGCCAGTCCGCCGACCAGCATCTGGCGCCTGTTGTCCTGTCCTTTCAGTGTCTGGAAGATCAGGCCGCAGAACAGGGCCGGCAGACCCATCATCAGGGCGTTGGCGCCAAGCGCCGTCAGGCCGCCGAACTGAAAGAGCAGGCTCTGCAGCAGCAGCCCGAGCATGATGGCGAGAAAACCGCTCGGTCCGAGCAGGGCGCCGACCAGCCCCGGAAGCAACAGATGAACGCTGGTCGGACCGAAGGGGATGTGGATCAGCGAGGCGACGAAGAAAGTGGCGCTGACGACGGCGATCTTGGGCAGCTGCTCATTGCGGGTGCGACGAACGCTCCAGGCGGCGATGGCGCCGCTGACGACATAGCTGGCCACCGAAACCGTCGTTGGAAGGACTCCATCCGATATGTGCATGGCCTTGTCCTGTCTATTTGCGTCGTGCGGCGACAAAAAAGGCGACGCCGAACAGACCGAAGATATAACCGATGCCCCCGAATATTTCCTGCATGCCCGGTTTGTCGAGGTCGGCCCGCAGGGCGGCGATCTCGCGCTGGATACGGCGCAGGTCGCGGGAAAGCTTTGAATTTTGCGCGTCTATTTTGGCGACCGCTTCGGAGCAACCGCTTTCGGCGGCCCGCAACGGCTGCGGACTGCCGAAAAGAATCGCGGCTGCGAGCAGACTGTAGCACAGAATGCGGCGACAGGCTGTCATTGTCCGGCCTCCACCTCGGTTTTTTTCAGCCTGAAGCTGTTCCTGTGTCCCATGGTCGCCTCTATGACAATTTTCAGGTCATCGA containing:
- a CDS encoding iron chelate uptake ABC transporter family permease subunit encodes the protein MDDFMLRALAGGLGVALVAGPYGSFIVWRRLAYFGDTLAHAALLGIAGALFFDLAPLAGVTSVCLLLALLLFLLQRQGRLAGDTLLGILSHTALALGLVVLSFMEEVRVDLLGYLFGDILATSGRDLWWIYLGGGTALLLLWRLWRPLLCLTADEDLARVEGVRVDLVKALFLLMLALVVAILMKIVGLILVTALLIIPAAAARQWTASPESMGAAASVIGMLAVAGGLTASWHWDTPAGPSIVLTAGGLFLLSLLRRRR
- a CDS encoding Fur family transcriptional regulator, with the protein product MPAGCRSIPFSPDHDHGDCVRQALDRAEQVCRARGARLTPLRRRVLELLWQSHRPVGAYDLLARLQREGRAAPPTVYRTLDFLLRLGLVHRIASLNAWIGCCRPDEPHSGQFLICRSCNALDELNVSQVDDSIRNASQRAGFIVEEQTVEIFGLCHHCREANHD
- a CDS encoding ATP-binding cassette domain-containing protein, with protein sequence MTEATDRLLLGLEDVSYQAKDRLLIDRVSLQVRRGEILTIIGPNGAGKTTLLKLALGLLPPSAGRVRRAPGLRVGYMPQRLAIDPSFPLTARRFLSLAGPTAPGSRRKILAEVGLQQQIDHQISHLSGGELQRLLLARALLRDPELLVLDEPAQGIDVHGQAELYRLLADIRRQRGCGILLVSHDLHLVMAATDQVLCLNRHICCSGSPESVARTGEFLELFGPAASRSLAIYSHETDHHRDHRHG
- the cbiQ gene encoding cobalt ECF transporter T component CbiQ — its product is MNPEPVTLPGWSLAGILLTLLLLAAASAFGVRRLTRESGKRRDGEPDWSLPQIDAANDGGSPIHRWEVRCKLLGLLGFAFLVVAIENWQTAAAACGIAVSLIVAAGLPFDRALARLLAMSGFLGMFLLVMPFSAPAHPGDLLIRFDSLPSLTWNLRGLHRALVICLKASAVALLMEPLLATASLTRTLQGLRRLGMPAIFGQMLLLAHRYSYVFRHEAWRMATGMRLRGFRPGSSRRALGAYGNYLGMLFVRSFERTERVYDAMQARGYRDRFPEPEPQPARGRDLLLAGLFLLLGLGLLLADRLIF
- a CDS encoding zinc metalloprotease HtpX; protein product: MTAWRIDGHAWLYNLLRNRLHSLLLLACTVAIPALAEWLLWGRDGLLVLVPAVFLVLLIGVRISPRLVMRFYRARPLSPFEAPQLYRLVEELAIRAELEQIPALYLLQTPMVNAFAVGDSRDAAVAVTSGLLQTLDQRELAGVLAHEISHIRNRDLRLMALAGWSEQITGLLAGLGLLLVLFNLPRALAGQVQINWTALSLLLAAPYLSTLLQRGLSRVREFDADLTAVMLTGDPEGLARALARLEWRERSFWRRMLGPAPGDLPYLLRTHPPTEERIRRLSEVSCPGRIGGRIVHPA
- a CDS encoding ABC transporter ATP-binding protein encodes the protein MHDLNRPAPLPNPGESLFALRGVEYAYPGGFQALRGIDLSVAPGDRLALVGHNGSGKTTLVKQLCGLLAPDRGEVFYKGSLLRKEHLSRARLEIGLLFQDPDDQLFCHSLLEDVAFGPRNQGLSAREAEIAAKRALQQVDLLDLVYKPPHALSYGQKKRAALAGLLAMRPEVLILDEPTANLDPRQEAVFVELLRDYAGTLIIISHDLLFLYELCDRAVVLDAGHIHHDYSMRELVSHRASLREHGLDFSFRFAAEPMETGSDRPADSARSETVADPEPEPAAKPAGRPLIELEDFHFSYPDGTRALRGIDLQIDRGERVALVGENGAGKSTLLACLLGIHQGRGSYRFAGRPVDRRNLRQLWRKISLVFQDCSDQLFCASVFDEVAFGPRQLGYSELEVERRVGEALAKVRLQGFEKRIPLKLSGGERKRLALASVLALDPEVLVLDEPTAGLDPQGEELLLDILRQLDCTLLLVTHDMFFVRNLTSRTLVMHKGTILRDLPTGAFLDASDLASLNGLDYTYRDRCALEIRQLQHVHEHSHRHRHLHEHEHRHGDLVHCHPHEHEHEHSHSFVHRHDADDRHEHPPTRLYHDHEHPDHDREPHDHEH
- a CDS encoding zinc ABC transporter substrate-binding protein gives rise to the protein MPMIRMVVFFVCCLLTASPVFAAPKLVASLKPLADLAAGVVGDPSRVELLLPGGASPHSFTLRPSQMRALAAADLVVWVGPQLENFLVRHLASLPEERLLTFGSLSGVRLLPARRGGAWRHEAVEHDEDGDIDPHLWLDPDNARLLVLALAERLAGIDPENGTDYRRRAERLAGWIAALQQGLSDRLAAVRTKKYLVFHDAYQYFERAFGLEPLGALAIHPDRPPGARRLRELRDLLRRSGAVCVFSEPQFEPKLLRVLTEGLALRHGQLDPLGVDRPVSGASYLDLLAGLGDGLVSCLSN
- the cbiM gene encoding cobalt transporter CbiM, whose protein sequence is MHISDGVLPTTVSVASYVVSGAIAAWSVRRTRNEQLPKIAVVSATFFVASLIHIPFGPTSVHLLLPGLVGALLGPSGFLAIMLGLLLQSLLFQFGGLTALGANALMMGLPALFCGLIFQTLKGQDNRRQMLVGGLAGGLGTLLAAVLLACLLATGGEDFFGVAKLALLAHLPVIGIEAVVTAITISFLARVKPELLQAPFRASREGT